From the Armatimonadota bacterium genome, one window contains:
- a CDS encoding sulfatase, translating to MNFIFINSDSFRRDNLDCYGNNWIQTPNIDKFARESVVFDHAYTGSFPTVPNRRDLLTGRYTFTYTDWAALSSEEIVLPQVLGKAGYISYMILDTPHVIANGYGYDRGFNGWNWIRGQEGDRWKTHPREVKLPCDVKKLRGADRTTSQYLRNVADRHGEEDYFAPMTMAGAMDWLDHNHKLDKFFLYVDTFDPHEPWDPPKKYKEMYCAGYKGDEVIYPLYAPRGFLTDAELEHIRGLYAGEVSMVDAWVGKLLKKIEDLGLMENTMVIFTADHGFYFGEHGLIGKFGPLYTEISRIPLIVHLPGVGPGRRAQFVQPCDLMPTILDLAGVEHPETIQGHSLVDILKGSPRQVREFAVTSGAIIHPPVSDVPLNLESSNWDQYARALKASTIVTYEWTLIVGAGDLQPQMYHNPSDPHQNVNVFSENKEVAKRLHAGYIELLESLGTKEEYIAPRRVLPGA from the coding sequence GCATACACCGGCTCGTTCCCGACGGTACCGAACCGACGGGACTTACTGACCGGCCGATACACATTCACCTACACCGACTGGGCTGCGCTCTCCAGCGAAGAGATCGTGCTCCCGCAGGTTCTCGGGAAGGCCGGCTACATCAGCTACATGATCCTCGACACGCCGCACGTCATCGCCAACGGGTACGGCTACGATCGGGGATTCAACGGATGGAACTGGATCCGCGGTCAGGAGGGCGACCGGTGGAAGACCCACCCGCGCGAGGTCAAGCTCCCGTGCGACGTGAAGAAGCTGCGAGGGGCGGATCGGACGACGTCCCAGTACCTGCGCAACGTGGCCGACCGGCATGGCGAGGAGGACTACTTCGCGCCGATGACGATGGCCGGGGCGATGGATTGGCTCGATCACAATCACAAGCTCGACAAGTTCTTCCTCTACGTGGACACCTTCGACCCGCACGAGCCCTGGGACCCGCCGAAGAAGTACAAGGAGATGTACTGCGCGGGCTACAAGGGCGATGAGGTGATCTACCCGCTCTATGCGCCGCGCGGATTCCTGACGGATGCCGAACTGGAGCACATCCGCGGCCTCTATGCGGGCGAAGTGTCTATGGTCGATGCCTGGGTCGGCAAGCTCCTGAAGAAGATTGAGGACCTCGGCCTCATGGAGAACACGATGGTGATTTTCACGGCGGACCACGGCTTCTACTTCGGCGAGCACGGGCTGATCGGGAAGTTCGGGCCACTCTACACCGAGATTAGCCGCATCCCGCTGATCGTGCACCTGCCTGGAGTCGGTCCGGGCAGACGCGCGCAGTTCGTCCAGCCGTGCGACCTGATGCCGACTATCCTCGACCTGGCGGGCGTCGAGCACCCGGAGACGATCCAGGGGCACTCGCTGGTCGATATCCTTAAGGGCAGCCCGAGGCAGGTCCGGGAGTTCGCGGTGACATCAGGGGCGATCATCCATCCGCCGGTATCGGATGTGCCGTTGAACCTGGAGTCGTCGAACTGGGACCAGTATGCCCGCGCGCTCAAGGCGAGCACGATCGTGACCTACGAGTGGACGCTGATCGTCGGGGCCGGCGACCTCCAGCCGCAGATGTACCACAACCCGAGCGATCCGCACCAGAACGTGAACGTCTTCTCGGAGAACAAGGAAGTGGCGAAGAGGCTTCACGCGGGGTACATCGAGCTCCTGGAGTCGCTTGGCACGAAGGAGGAGTACATCGCTCCTCGGAGGGTGCTGCCGGGTGCTTGA